A single window of Mycolicibacterium aurum DNA harbors:
- the thyX gene encoding FAD-dependent thymidylate synthase → MAEIAPLRVQLIAKTEFSAPSDVPWSTDADGGAALVEFAGRACYQSWSKPNPRTATNAAYLRHIIDVGHFSVLEHASVSFYITGLSRSCTHELIRHRHFSYSQLSQRYVPENDSRVVAPPGIEDDPELLEIFAKAADASFAAYGELLDGLEAALGDQPSGTLRRKQARQAARSVLPNATETRIVVTGNYRAWRHFIAMRASEHADVEIRRLAIECLRQLADVAPQVFSDFEITVLADGTEVATSPLATEV, encoded by the coding sequence GTGGCCGAGATCGCGCCGCTGCGTGTGCAGCTGATCGCCAAGACGGAGTTCTCGGCGCCCTCGGATGTGCCGTGGAGCACCGACGCCGACGGTGGTGCCGCGCTGGTGGAGTTCGCCGGGCGGGCCTGTTACCAGAGCTGGTCGAAGCCCAATCCCCGCACCGCAACCAACGCCGCCTACCTGCGCCACATCATCGACGTGGGCCACTTCTCCGTGCTCGAGCACGCGTCGGTGTCGTTCTACATCACCGGCTTGTCGCGGTCGTGCACCCATGAACTGATCCGGCACCGGCACTTCTCGTACTCACAACTGTCGCAGCGCTACGTACCCGAGAACGACTCACGGGTCGTCGCTCCGCCGGGGATCGAGGACGACCCGGAGCTGCTGGAGATCTTCGCCAAGGCCGCCGACGCGAGTTTCGCCGCCTACGGCGAGTTGCTTGACGGCTTGGAGGCGGCGCTGGGGGATCAGCCCAGTGGGACACTGCGCCGCAAGCAGGCGCGCCAGGCGGCCCGCTCCGTGCTGCCCAACGCCACCGAGACCCGGATCGTCGTCACGGGCAATTACCGCGCCTGGCGGCACTTCATCGCGATGCGCGCCAGCGAACACGCCGACGTGGAGATCCGGCGGTTGGCCATCGAGTGCCTGCGACAACTGGCCGATGTCGCGCCCCAGGTGTTCTCCGACTTCGAGATCACCGTGCTGGCCGACGGGACCGAGGTGGCCACCAGCCCGCTGGCAACCGAGGTGTGA
- a CDS encoding HpcH/HpaI aldolase/citrate lyase family protein, which yields MYDQSFSESAFGEQGRRIDPVLARSWLLVNGAQYDRFLPATNSRADIVILDIEDAVAPKDKAAARANVTRWLGDGNTDWVRVNGFGTEWWAGDLAMLSGTSVGGVMLAMVESVDHVTETAKRLPDVPIVALVETARGLERITEIASAKGTFRLAFGIGDFRRDTGFGDNPTTLAYARSRFTIAAKAAHLPSAIDGPTVGSSALRLSEATAVSAEFGMTGKICLTPDQCPTVNEGLSPSVEEITWAKEFFVEYERDGGEIRNGSDLPRIARANKILDLARAYGIEPSDFDDVDGPAHVPAPSDTYHY from the coding sequence GTGTACGACCAGAGTTTCAGCGAATCGGCATTCGGCGAGCAGGGCCGACGGATCGACCCCGTCCTGGCACGGAGTTGGCTGCTGGTCAACGGCGCTCAGTACGACCGGTTCCTGCCCGCGACGAACTCCCGCGCCGACATCGTGATCCTCGACATCGAGGACGCGGTGGCGCCCAAGGACAAGGCGGCCGCCCGCGCCAACGTCACCCGCTGGCTCGGGGACGGCAACACCGACTGGGTGCGGGTCAACGGCTTCGGGACCGAGTGGTGGGCCGGCGACCTCGCGATGCTCTCCGGCACATCCGTCGGTGGGGTGATGCTCGCGATGGTCGAGTCGGTCGACCATGTGACCGAGACGGCGAAGCGGCTCCCGGACGTGCCGATCGTGGCGCTGGTGGAGACCGCACGGGGATTGGAACGGATCACCGAGATCGCGTCGGCGAAGGGCACGTTCCGCCTTGCGTTCGGGATCGGCGACTTCCGCAGGGACACCGGGTTCGGCGACAACCCGACCACACTGGCCTATGCCCGGTCGCGCTTCACGATTGCGGCGAAGGCCGCGCACCTGCCGAGTGCGATCGACGGTCCGACAGTCGGATCCAGCGCGCTGCGCCTGAGCGAGGCCACCGCGGTGTCCGCCGAATTCGGCATGACTGGAAAGATCTGCCTCACCCCCGACCAGTGCCCGACCGTCAACGAGGGACTTTCCCCGTCGGTGGAGGAAATCACCTGGGCCAAAGAGTTTTTCGTCGAATACGAGCGAGACGGCGGTGAGATCCGCAACGGCTCGGACCTACCGCGCATCGCGCGGGCGAACAAGATCCTGGATCTGGCCCGCGCCTACGGAATCGAGCCGTCGGACTTCGACGACGTCGACGGCCCCGCCCATGTCCCGGCGCCGTCGGACACCTACCACTACTGA
- a CDS encoding thymidylate synthase yields MPIATPYEDLLRLVLDTGITKSDRTGTGTRSLFGHQLRYDLNAGFPLLTTKKVHTKSIIYELLWFLRGDSNVRWLQERGVTIWDEWASPTGDLGPIYGVQWRSWPTPSGEHIDQISAALDLLRSDPDSRRNIVSAWNVGEIPQMALPPCHAFFQFYVAEGRLSCQLYQRSADLFLGVPFNIASYALLTHMMAAQAGLGVGEFVWTGGDCHIYDNHVEQVTEQLSRDPRPYPELVLSPRDSIFDYTYEDVVINNYDPHPAIKAPVAV; encoded by the coding sequence GTGCCGATCGCCACTCCCTACGAGGATCTGCTGCGTCTGGTGCTCGACACCGGGATCACCAAATCCGACCGCACCGGCACAGGCACCCGCAGCCTGTTCGGCCATCAGCTGCGCTACGACCTGAACGCCGGATTCCCGCTGCTCACCACCAAAAAGGTGCACACCAAATCGATCATCTATGAGCTGCTGTGGTTCCTGCGCGGCGACTCGAATGTCCGGTGGCTGCAGGAGCGTGGAGTCACCATCTGGGACGAATGGGCCTCTCCGACAGGGGATCTCGGCCCGATCTACGGTGTGCAATGGCGCTCGTGGCCGACGCCGTCCGGTGAGCACATCGATCAGATCAGTGCGGCGCTCGACCTGCTCAGGAGCGATCCCGACTCGCGGCGCAACATCGTCTCGGCCTGGAATGTGGGCGAGATTCCGCAGATGGCGTTGCCCCCGTGCCACGCCTTCTTCCAGTTCTACGTGGCCGAGGGGAGGCTGAGCTGCCAGCTGTACCAACGCAGCGCCGACCTGTTCCTGGGCGTGCCGTTCAACATTGCCAGCTACGCCTTGCTCACCCACATGATGGCGGCCCAGGCCGGCCTCGGGGTGGGGGAGTTCGTCTGGACCGGCGGGGACTGTCACATCTATGACAACCACGTCGAGCAGGTCACCGAGCAGCTCTCGCGTGACCCGCGCCCATATCCGGAACTTGTTCTGTCGCCCCGTGATTCGATCTTCGACTACACCTATGAGGACGTCGTCATCAACAACTATGACCCCCATCCGGCCATCAAGGCGCCGGTCGCCGTATGA
- a CDS encoding dihydrofolate reductase, with protein MPSNLGMIWAQSSSGVIGRDNGIPWHVPEDMVRFKELTMGHTVIMGRMTWESLPEKFRPLPGRRNVVVTRQADYTAEGAEVVTSIEDAPLDDAWVIGGSQIYGLAAPLATRCEVTEVDIDVRREDDDALAPLLDEAWVGTEGQWQDSSSGLRYRFYSYKRA; from the coding sequence ATGCCGTCGAACCTTGGAATGATCTGGGCGCAATCAAGCTCCGGCGTGATCGGTCGGGACAACGGGATTCCCTGGCACGTACCCGAGGACATGGTCCGCTTCAAAGAACTCACCATGGGCCACACCGTGATCATGGGCCGGATGACGTGGGAATCGCTGCCTGAGAAGTTCCGCCCGCTGCCGGGACGACGAAATGTCGTGGTCACCCGACAGGCGGACTACACGGCCGAGGGGGCGGAGGTCGTCACGTCGATCGAGGACGCCCCGCTCGATGATGCGTGGGTGATCGGCGGCTCGCAGATCTACGGACTGGCAGCGCCGCTGGCGACCCGATGCGAGGTCACCGAGGTGGACATCGACGTACGCAGGGAGGACGACGACGCGCTGGCGCCGCTCCTGGACGAGGCATGGGTCGGCACCGAAGGGCAGTGGCAGGACAGTTCGTCGGGGCTGCGGTATCGGTTCTACAGCTATAAGCGCGCCTGA
- a CDS encoding winged helix-turn-helix domain-containing protein translates to MRLTAAQARRVAVAAQGFHEPKPTGVVSRAHLKRLIARLQVLQLDSVSVSVRAHYAPVFSRLGPYDRDILDRAAWSHSTRSPRLLVEYWAHEAALMAVDDWPLLRWRMREYAHGRWGTEIVKKNTKLADDIVAAVGELGPATAGQIEAYLESEPRGRKGPWWDRSDTKWVAEALWSSGVLTTATRVGFARHYDLTERVLPADVVDRQVGEAEAIRELTLRAATALGVATEADLRDYFRLGARQVKPAIADLLAAGDIEQVDVDGWSAPAYLRAGQTIPRRDRGTALLCPFDPLIFFRPRVERLFGGFHYRIEIYTPQPKRQFGYYVWPFLLDGHLVGRVDLKADRAAGALQVIGAFTESGRDPVQVAGPLAAQLQSMAGWLGLTDVVVGQRGDLVAHLGAALVS, encoded by the coding sequence ATCAGACTGACGGCTGCGCAGGCGCGGCGGGTAGCGGTCGCGGCGCAGGGTTTTCACGAGCCGAAGCCGACCGGCGTCGTCTCACGCGCACATCTGAAACGGCTGATCGCCAGGCTGCAGGTGCTGCAACTGGACTCGGTCTCGGTCTCGGTGCGGGCGCACTATGCGCCGGTGTTCAGCCGCCTCGGCCCGTACGACCGCGACATCCTCGACCGCGCCGCATGGAGTCACTCGACGAGATCGCCACGGCTGCTCGTGGAGTACTGGGCCCACGAGGCCGCGCTGATGGCTGTGGACGACTGGCCGCTGCTGCGCTGGCGGATGCGGGAGTACGCGCACGGCCGGTGGGGCACCGAGATCGTCAAGAAGAACACCAAACTCGCCGACGACATCGTGGCCGCCGTGGGTGAACTGGGTCCGGCGACAGCGGGACAGATCGAGGCGTATCTGGAATCGGAGCCGCGCGGCCGCAAAGGTCCGTGGTGGGACCGCAGTGACACCAAGTGGGTCGCCGAGGCACTCTGGTCGTCCGGTGTGCTGACCACCGCCACCCGCGTCGGCTTCGCCAGGCACTACGACCTCACCGAGCGCGTTCTGCCCGCTGATGTGGTCGATCGTCAGGTCGGCGAAGCCGAGGCGATCCGCGAGTTGACGTTGCGCGCCGCCACCGCGCTGGGTGTCGCCACGGAGGCCGACCTTCGCGACTACTTCCGGCTCGGCGCCCGTCAGGTCAAGCCGGCCATCGCCGATCTGCTGGCGGCGGGGGACATCGAACAGGTCGACGTCGACGGGTGGTCCGCGCCGGCCTATCTGCGTGCTGGCCAGACCATCCCGCGTCGGGACCGGGGGACCGCCCTGCTGTGTCCGTTCGACCCGTTGATCTTCTTCCGGCCCCGCGTGGAGCGGCTGTTCGGCGGCTTCCACTACCGCATCGAGATCTACACGCCGCAACCCAAGCGCCAGTTCGGCTACTACGTCTGGCCGTTCCTTCTCGACGGTCATCTCGTCGGCCGCGTCGACCTCAAGGCAGACCGGGCTGCAGGTGCTCTGCAGGTCATCGGGGCATTCACCGAGAGCGGTCGCGACCCGGTACAGGTGGCCGGGCCCCTCGCCGCGCAGCTGCAGTCGATGGCCGGCTGGCTCGGGCTCACCGACGTCGTCGTCGGGCAGCGCGGCGATTTGGTCGCGCACCTGGGCGCGGCCTTGGTTAGCTGA
- a CDS encoding ribonuclease J, with product MDLALTPPAPLAPGGLRVTALGGINEIGRNMTVFEHLGRLLIVDCGVLFPTHDEPGVDLILPDLRHLQDRLDDVEALVVTHGHEDHIGAIPFLLKQRADIPVVGSKFTLALIAEKCREHRIKPVFVEVAEGGSSRHGVFECEYFAVNHSIPGCLAIGIHTGAGTVLHTGDIKLDQLPPDGRPTDLPGMSRLGDSGVDLFLCDSTNSEIPGVSPSESEVGPALHRLMRGAEGRVIVACFASNVDRVQSIIDAAVALGRRVSFVGRSMVRNMGIARDLGYLKVADEDVLDIAAAEMMPADRVVLITTGTQGEPMAALSRMSRGEHRSITLTNGDLIILSSSLIPGNEEAVFGVMDSLAKIGARVVTNQHARVHVSGHAYAGELLFLYNGVRPRNVMPVHGTWRMLRANAALAASAGIPEDNIVIAENGVSVDLVAGRVSVAGAVPVGKMFVDGLITGDVGDATLGERLILSSGFIAITVIVRRGTGKPVAPAHLHSRGFSEDPKALEAAAQKVDAELDHLASQNVTDPTRIAQGVRRAVGKWVGETYRRQPMIVPTVIEI from the coding sequence GTGGACCTAGCATTGACTCCACCGGCCCCGCTCGCGCCGGGCGGCCTCCGGGTGACCGCGCTGGGCGGCATCAACGAAATCGGCCGCAACATGACCGTTTTCGAGCATCTCGGGCGCCTGCTCATCGTCGACTGCGGCGTGCTCTTCCCCACCCACGACGAGCCGGGCGTCGATCTGATCCTCCCGGACCTGCGTCATCTGCAGGACCGCCTCGATGACGTCGAAGCCCTGGTGGTGACCCACGGACATGAGGACCACATCGGCGCGATCCCGTTCCTGCTCAAGCAGCGCGCGGACATCCCGGTCGTCGGTTCGAAGTTCACGCTCGCGCTGATCGCGGAGAAATGCCGCGAGCACCGGATCAAGCCGGTGTTCGTCGAGGTCGCCGAGGGAGGCAGTTCACGCCACGGCGTATTCGAGTGCGAGTACTTCGCGGTCAACCACTCCATCCCCGGGTGCTTGGCCATCGGTATCCACACCGGGGCGGGCACGGTGCTGCACACCGGCGACATCAAGCTCGACCAGTTGCCACCTGACGGCAGACCCACCGACCTGCCGGGGATGTCACGACTGGGCGACTCCGGTGTCGATCTGTTCCTCTGCGACTCGACGAACTCCGAGATACCGGGCGTCAGCCCATCGGAAAGCGAGGTCGGCCCCGCCCTGCACCGTCTGATGCGGGGCGCCGAGGGCAGGGTCATTGTCGCGTGCTTCGCCTCGAACGTCGACCGTGTGCAGTCGATCATCGATGCCGCGGTGGCCCTGGGCAGGCGGGTCTCGTTCGTCGGCAGGTCGATGGTCCGCAACATGGGCATCGCACGTGACCTCGGCTATCTCAAGGTGGCCGACGAGGATGTCCTCGACATCGCCGCCGCCGAGATGATGCCCGCCGACCGGGTGGTGCTCATCACCACCGGTACACAGGGCGAGCCGATGGCCGCGTTGTCCCGGATGTCGCGTGGCGAGCACCGCAGCATCACGTTGACCAATGGCGATCTCATCATCCTGTCCTCGTCGCTGATCCCCGGCAACGAAGAAGCGGTGTTCGGCGTGATGGATTCACTCGCCAAGATCGGCGCCCGCGTGGTCACCAATCAGCATGCGCGAGTGCATGTCTCGGGTCACGCCTACGCCGGCGAGCTGTTGTTCCTCTACAACGGGGTGCGCCCGCGCAACGTCATGCCGGTGCACGGAACATGGCGCATGTTGCGCGCCAACGCCGCGCTCGCCGCCAGCGCAGGGATTCCCGAGGACAACATCGTCATCGCCGAGAACGGCGTCAGCGTCGACCTGGTTGCCGGCCGAGTGAGCGTCGCAGGCGCGGTACCGGTCGGAAAGATGTTCGTCGACGGCCTCATCACCGGCGACGTGGGTGACGCCACGCTGGGTGAGCGTCTGATCCTATCCTCGGGTTTCATCGCGATCACCGTCATCGTGCGGCGCGGCACCGGCAAGCCGGTCGCCCCGGCCCATCTGCACTCGCGGGGATTCTCCGAAGACCCCAAGGCGCTCGAGGCGGCTGCCCAGAAGGTCGATGCCGAGCTGGATCATCTCGCCTCGCAGAATGTCACCGATCCGACGCGCATCGCTCAGGGGGTACGTCGCGCGGTCGGCAAGTGGGTCGGGGAGACCTATCGGCGACAGCCGATGATCGTTCCCACGGTCATCGAGATCTGA
- the dapA gene encoding 4-hydroxy-tetrahydrodipicolinate synthase, which produces MPVSTSGFDAPARVGTMLTAMATPFKPDGSLDTDTAARLATRLIDAGCDGLVVSGTTGESPTTTDDEKILLLRTVVDAVGDRARIIAGVGTYDTAHSVHLAKASAAEGAHGLLVVTPYYSRPPQAGLIAHFTAVADATDLPNVLYDIPPRSVVPIEWDTIRTLAEHPNIVAIKDAKGDLHGGGQIIAETGLAYYSGDDALNLPWLAVGAVGFISVWGHLAAGQLRDMLTAFASGDVATARKISVGLGPLNAAQTRLGGVTLSKEGLRLQGFEVGDPRLPQMPATDEQIAALAADLRAASVLR; this is translated from the coding sequence GTGCCCGTGAGCACCAGCGGATTCGACGCACCGGCCCGAGTGGGCACCATGTTGACCGCCATGGCTACTCCGTTCAAGCCTGACGGGTCGCTGGACACCGACACCGCCGCCCGCCTGGCCACCCGCCTCATCGACGCCGGTTGCGACGGCCTGGTGGTGTCGGGGACCACCGGCGAATCGCCCACGACCACCGACGACGAGAAGATTCTGCTGCTGCGCACCGTTGTCGACGCGGTCGGCGACCGCGCCAGGATCATCGCCGGGGTGGGCACCTACGACACGGCGCACAGCGTGCACCTGGCCAAGGCGAGCGCCGCGGAGGGCGCGCACGGGCTTCTGGTCGTCACGCCCTACTACTCGCGACCACCGCAGGCGGGTCTGATCGCCCACTTCACCGCGGTCGCCGACGCCACCGACCTGCCCAACGTGCTGTACGACATCCCGCCACGGTCGGTGGTTCCCATCGAGTGGGACACGATTCGCACGCTCGCCGAACACCCGAACATCGTCGCGATCAAGGATGCCAAGGGCGATCTGCACGGTGGTGGCCAGATCATCGCCGAGACGGGGCTGGCGTACTACTCCGGTGACGACGCGCTGAATCTGCCGTGGCTTGCCGTGGGTGCCGTCGGCTTCATCAGCGTCTGGGGCCACCTCGCCGCCGGTCAGCTGCGAGACATGTTGACGGCCTTCGCCTCCGGTGATGTCGCGACAGCTCGCAAGATCAGTGTCGGGCTCGGCCCGCTGAACGCGGCCCAGACCCGACTCGGGGGAGTGACGCTGTCGAAGGAGGGCCTGCGGCTGCAGGGATTCGAGGTCGGGGATCCGAGGCTGCCGCAGATGCCGGCCACCGACGAACAGATCGCAGCGCTGGCCGCTGACCTGCGTGCCGCATCGGTGCTCCGGTAG
- a CDS encoding haloalkane dehalogenase gives MDVLRTPDERFADLPDFPFEPRYVEVDSLRMHYLDEGPADGPVVLLLHGEPSWSYLYRWMIPVLVDAGLRAVAIDLVGFGRSDKPTRREDYTYQSHIDWTWAAIEAIGLTDITLVCQDWGGLIGLRLVGEHPDRFARVVAANTTLPTGDQQPGEAFLAWQRFSQETPDFPVGRIIDGGCVTTLSPEVIAAYDAPFPDESFKAGARQFPTLVPIRPDDPAAPANRAAWEGLRRFDKPFLCAFSDSDPITRGGDAPLRRLIPGAQGQPEITITGGGHFLQEDKGAELAAVVVDFVNANR, from the coding sequence ATGGATGTTCTCCGCACCCCCGATGAGCGCTTCGCCGACCTGCCGGACTTCCCGTTCGAGCCGCGGTACGTCGAGGTGGACTCCCTACGTATGCACTACCTCGACGAGGGTCCCGCCGACGGCCCCGTGGTGTTGCTCCTGCATGGCGAGCCGTCGTGGAGCTACCTGTACCGCTGGATGATCCCGGTGCTCGTCGACGCGGGTCTACGGGCTGTCGCCATCGACCTAGTCGGGTTCGGCCGCAGCGACAAGCCGACCCGTCGCGAGGACTACACCTACCAGTCGCACATCGACTGGACGTGGGCGGCGATCGAGGCCATCGGCCTGACCGACATCACCCTGGTGTGTCAGGACTGGGGCGGTCTGATCGGCCTGCGGTTGGTCGGCGAGCACCCCGACCGGTTCGCCCGCGTGGTGGCGGCCAACACGACCCTGCCGACCGGTGACCAGCAGCCCGGCGAGGCGTTTCTGGCCTGGCAGCGATTCAGCCAGGAGACGCCGGACTTCCCGGTTGGCCGCATCATCGACGGCGGCTGCGTCACCACACTGTCGCCGGAGGTCATCGCCGCATACGACGCGCCGTTTCCCGACGAGTCGTTCAAGGCCGGTGCGCGGCAGTTCCCCACGCTCGTGCCGATCAGGCCCGACGACCCCGCCGCGCCGGCGAACCGGGCGGCCTGGGAGGGTCTGCGACGGTTCGACAAGCCGTTCCTGTGCGCGTTCTCCGACTCGGATCCGATCACCAGGGGCGGCGATGCGCCGTTGCGCAGACTGATTCCGGGTGCGCAGGGGCAGCCGGAGATCACGATCACCGGCGGTGGACACTTCCTCCAGGAGGACAAGGGCGCCGAACTCGCCGCGGTGGTCGTCGACTTCGTCAACGCCAACCGCTAG
- a CDS encoding tRNA-specific adenosine deaminase, with protein sequence MDTPPAPATLAARLLDVISSDILPLTERGVARGNKVFGAALLTKSDLSVVIAGTNDETDNPLWHGEINTLRQFYAMPDRPATKDLLFLSTHEPCTLCLSAITWAGFDNFYYFYSHEDSRDSFAIPHDLVILKEVFGLDPGGYRRTNEFWTAHAIADLIETGSDAVRAELLAHRDRIHDRYALLSSQYQESKGDNDIPLN encoded by the coding sequence ATGGACACTCCGCCGGCCCCTGCCACGCTCGCCGCGCGCCTGCTCGATGTCATCAGCAGCGACATCCTTCCGCTGACCGAACGCGGTGTCGCGCGCGGCAACAAGGTGTTCGGAGCTGCACTGCTGACCAAGTCGGACCTGTCGGTGGTCATCGCCGGAACCAACGACGAGACCGACAACCCGTTGTGGCACGGCGAGATCAACACGCTACGGCAGTTCTACGCGATGCCGGACCGACCGGCGACCAAAGACCTTCTCTTCCTCAGCACCCATGAGCCGTGCACGCTGTGCCTGTCGGCCATCACCTGGGCGGGGTTCGACAACTTCTACTACTTCTACAGCCACGAGGATTCCCGCGACAGCTTCGCGATTCCGCACGATCTGGTGATCCTCAAAGAAGTGTTCGGCCTCGACCCCGGGGGCTATCGGCGCACCAACGAGTTCTGGACGGCGCATGCGATTGCCGACCTGATCGAGACCGGATCCGACGCGGTACGCGCCGAGCTGCTGGCACATCGCGACCGCATTCACGACCGCTACGCTTTGCTGTCGTCCCAGTACCAGGAATCCAAGGGCGACAACGACATTCCGCTGAACTAG
- a CDS encoding dienelactone hydrolase family protein, which translates to MPRITDTVTTPDGSCPVSLHTPEGDGPWPGVVMYPDAGGVRPTFRDMADTLAGHGYAVLLPDVYYRDGDWAPFSMDTVFTDEDERKRLFGMISKVTPEIMTSDATAFFDYLAARPDVNGESFGTTGYCMGGRTSLVVAGRVPERVAAAMSFHGGGLVTDDADSPHLRAGQMRAAVYVGAAQDDKSFTTEDGEALDEALTAAGVEHAIEWYSAHHGFAVPDNGPYDQAAATRHWEAMKSFFGAHLV; encoded by the coding sequence ATGCCGAGGATCACCGACACCGTCACAACGCCCGATGGCTCCTGCCCGGTCAGCCTGCACACTCCCGAAGGTGACGGCCCCTGGCCCGGTGTCGTCATGTATCCCGACGCCGGCGGCGTCCGCCCGACGTTCCGCGACATGGCCGACACGCTCGCCGGCCACGGATACGCAGTCCTGCTTCCCGACGTCTACTACCGCGACGGCGACTGGGCGCCGTTCTCGATGGACACGGTCTTCACCGACGAGGACGAGCGCAAGCGCCTGTTCGGGATGATCTCGAAGGTGACCCCGGAGATCATGACGTCCGACGCGACCGCGTTCTTCGACTACCTCGCGGCGCGTCCGGATGTGAACGGTGAATCGTTCGGCACCACCGGTTACTGCATGGGCGGGCGGACGTCCCTGGTGGTGGCCGGGCGGGTTCCGGAGCGGGTCGCCGCGGCGATGTCGTTTCACGGCGGCGGTCTGGTCACCGACGATGCCGACAGCCCACATCTGCGCGCCGGTCAGATGCGGGCCGCGGTCTATGTGGGCGCTGCGCAGGACGACAAGTCCTTCACAACGGAGGACGGTGAGGCGCTGGACGAGGCACTCACCGCGGCGGGCGTCGAGCACGCCATCGAGTGGTACTCCGCGCATCACGGGTTCGCGGTGCCCGACAACGGGCCCTACGACCAGGCAGCCGCGACTCGGCACTGGGAGGCGATGAAGTCGTTCTTCGGCGCTCACCTAGTCTGA
- a CDS encoding response regulator transcription factor produces the protein MASILIAEDEPRVSAFARKGLSANGFSVTVVSDGPSAYTHARSGDFDLMVLDVSRPAVDGFMVLRRLRAEGSSIPVIALTARTTAADAAQLLEGGAQDCLPKPFRLENLLARVRLRLNPRRAPEPRSLAYGGLRLDPRTHRAHVGDYSVDLSAREFALVETFLRHPGRVLSREELLSDVWGYDDEPGSNVVDVYIRYLRRKLGSERFVTVRGLGYRLAAVP, from the coding sequence GTGGCGTCCATCCTGATCGCCGAGGACGAACCGCGCGTCTCGGCGTTCGCCAGGAAGGGCCTGTCCGCCAATGGCTTCTCGGTCACCGTGGTGAGCGACGGCCCATCCGCCTACACCCATGCACGCAGCGGCGATTTCGATCTGATGGTTCTCGACGTCAGCCGCCCCGCTGTGGACGGGTTCATGGTGCTACGACGTCTGCGCGCGGAAGGCAGCTCGATCCCCGTGATCGCATTGACCGCGCGGACCACCGCCGCGGACGCAGCGCAGCTTCTCGAGGGCGGGGCTCAGGATTGCCTGCCAAAGCCGTTCCGGCTGGAGAACCTGCTCGCCCGCGTCCGGCTGCGACTGAATCCGCGTCGCGCCCCCGAGCCGCGGTCGCTGGCCTACGGCGGCCTGCGGCTGGACCCGCGTACGCACCGAGCCCACGTGGGTGACTACTCGGTCGACCTTTCCGCGCGCGAGTTCGCGCTGGTGGAAACATTCCTGCGCCATCCGGGCAGAGTGCTGTCGCGGGAGGAGCTGCTGAGCGACGTGTGGGGATACGACGACGAACCCGGGTCCAACGTCGTCGACGTCTACATCCGATATCTGCGCCGCAAACTGGGCTCCGAGCGATTCGTGACCGTGCGGGGCCTGGGGTACCGGCTCGCCGCCGTGCCGTGA
- a CDS encoding SAM-dependent methyltransferase, whose amino-acid sequence MSARNAAAQTAYGPIVLAAIEHNEPPQRRLVDDDLAEAFLPGRFRFLVSLTRSAALRRAVMAASERSAPGLWASIVCRKRFIDERLSDPLNDTDTVIVLGAGLDTRASRIARHSDLPVFEVDQQVNIDRKAAVLRRVLGTPPASVHLVPVDFEHDPLIPALESHGYHRDHRAFVIWEGVTQYLTPDAVRSTLAQLRDIAPGSRLVFTYVRQDFIDGSNTYGADRLYRRFRTSRQVWKSGLVPEQVADLLAGYGWRLVEQAGPSYFRDLYIRPTGRDVAASAVEWTVFAER is encoded by the coding sequence ATGAGTGCCCGAAATGCCGCCGCACAGACCGCCTATGGGCCGATCGTGCTGGCGGCGATCGAGCACAACGAGCCACCGCAGCGCCGCCTCGTCGACGATGACCTCGCGGAAGCGTTCCTGCCCGGCCGTTTTCGGTTCCTGGTCTCCCTGACCCGCTCAGCCGCGCTGCGCCGAGCGGTGATGGCCGCCTCCGAACGCTCCGCGCCGGGCCTGTGGGCAAGCATCGTGTGTCGCAAGCGGTTCATCGACGAACGGCTGTCGGACCCGCTGAATGACACCGACACCGTGATCGTGCTGGGCGCAGGTCTGGATACCCGGGCCAGCCGGATCGCCCGCCACAGTGATCTGCCGGTCTTCGAGGTGGATCAGCAGGTCAACATCGACCGCAAGGCGGCGGTACTGCGCCGCGTGCTCGGCACGCCGCCCGCGTCGGTACATCTCGTCCCCGTCGACTTCGAGCACGACCCGCTGATACCGGCGCTGGAATCCCACGGGTACCACCGCGATCACCGAGCGTTCGTGATCTGGGAAGGCGTCACCCAGTACCTCACCCCGGACGCAGTGCGCTCGACGCTGGCGCAGCTGCGCGACATCGCGCCAGGCAGTCGCCTGGTCTTCACCTACGTCCGGCAGGACTTCATCGACGGCTCCAACACCTATGGAGCCGACCGGTTGTACCGCCGGTTCCGGACGAGTCGGCAGGTGTGGAAGTCCGGACTGGTGCCCGAGCAGGTCGCCGACCTGCTGGCCGGATACGGCTGGCGTCTGGTCGAGCAGGCCGGTCCGAGTTACTTCCGCGACCTCTACATCCGCCCCACCGGTCGGGATGTGGCCGCATCCGCTGTCGAGTGGACGGTCTTCGCCGAGCGCTGA